TGATGTCCTGCCACCCCAGCGCCATCCATAACGGGTAGGACAGAAAACTCTTCCGGATATCCTCTTTGGCTTTTCGGACGGATTCAGATCCCAAGACGTTTTCCCGATTTCATTTTCTCTGTTTTTCCTCCTTTACCACGAACCTCTTCCATGCAAAACAACCCCGACGGTCCTCACCAATATCACCAGATCAAGCCATAAAGACCAATTGCGGATATACCAGAGATCCAGTCTCACCCGAACCCCGTATCCTCTTTCGCTCCTGCCCGACACCTGCCAAAGCCCTGTCATCCCCGGTCTTACAAGGCAATACTCCTCTTTCGCCGCCTGATATCTCGACTCAATCTCTTCCCTTGTCACAGGACGGGGACCCACGAGGCTCATTTCACCTTTGATCACATTCAGGAGCTGCGGCAACTCGTCAAGACTGGTCCGCCGAAGGAACTTCCCTAATGGAGTTATCCGGGGATCATTCTCCAGTTTATGGTGCTTGAGAAACTCCTCTTCAAGATCGGGGTGATGATGAAATACATCTCCAAGTCTTTTATCGGCATCTTCCCACATTGTCCGGAATTTGTAGATCCGGAAGGGGCGTCCACCCTGCCCTACCCGGCATTGCGTGTACAAGGCCGGCCCCGAGGATGTTAAGACCACAAGCAATGCGATTCCCAAAAGAACCGGCCAGAAAGCCGCCAGTATCAGGATAGCCCCCACTCGGTCGAAAACAAACTTCATCCACCGGTTGGCCCTGGATTTGAGGTTGTTGTGAATGCCGAGAAGGAAAATTTCTTCGTAGAAGAGATACAGGAGCTCACTGTTCACAAGATTGACCTGCGCCACGTTTGGAACAACATAAACCGTCAGGACATGTCGCTGGACATCCGCAATCAAACGCGATATTTCCTGGCGGCGGAGATGAGGGGCCGCGACCACCGCCCCCCGGATCACTTTGTCTCGCACCCACAGAGGCAATTCGTCGAATTTTCCCAGATACGGGGGGAGCGGAATATCCTTTCCGGACAGAGTTTCTTCCTCCTGGACATCCCGGATTTCCTCCGCTTCGCGGATCCGAAAATCCGGGTCGTCCGGAAGATCGATCCAGCCGACAATGCGAATGCCCATGTGGGCATCACGAAACAGTCCCAGATGAGCCAGTCTGGACCACTGGTTGTTTCCAATCAGGATCGTTCGTTTGATTCCGATTCCGAAGCGGTGCAGAAACGGCTTGTAGAGATATCGAAAAATCGGGATCAGAAACAAGAGCAGGAATCCCGTCTGGAAAAGAATCACTCGAGAAACGTTCCCCGAGAGTTTTCCGAGGCTCACGATGGCGAAGGTGGCCACAAAAGACATGAGAACGGCTCGGACGACATCCTGCGTTTCTTCCCAGAATGGCATTCTTTTCGTATAGAGGCCTTCGAAAGCGAGGACTCCCACGAGAACAAGAGGGATCCAGACTTCCCGGAAGAGACCGGGAAGGGTCTGAAGAAACGGAGGCAACCCCCAGCGGGCCCAGACATGAATACGCATTTCATAACTCGCAGTCAGGGCAACGGCGTAGGCGGAAAGGTCTCCCAAAGCCATGAGGAGCGGATAGACCATCCTTCCGAGCTGGACTCTCAGATCGGAAAAGTTAACGTGCATGATCCGTTCTTTCAGAGAGTCCGGACAACCCCGGCATTGGCCTGTCTCCAAACATCTGGCGCACCTGGTCTGCAACAAAGGATCGGTAGCGTGTCCGAAAAAGTGCTCTCGAAAACCGCCCGGCGTTTTTCCGGGCCGACTCAGGCTGAAACATCTCTTCCCGTTCGACAAAAAAATGGACCGCTTGCGAAAGTGCCTCGGGGGTGGGGTCGGAATAAAGGACACCGACTGGGCCGGAGATATCCGACCGATTGAGATCCTCCCTCTTGAGGCCCGGAATCGTTTCCAGAATCCCTCCGGCTCCCCAGGCGATGACCGGAACTCCGGCCGCCTGGGCTTCCAGGGGAGCAATCCCGAAATCCTCTTCGGCCATAAACAGAAAAGCCCGCGCCTTTTGCAGGAGTTCGCCCCATTCCTTATCCGAAATATACGGAAGCCACCGGATATTCCTTTGTCCTCTCAGAAGTTCTTCGATCCGGTTTCTTCCGGGTCCGTCTCCGACAACCACCAGTTCATAAGGAAGATATCGGAAAGACTGGACGATCCGATCAATATTTTTGTAGGGGACAAATCGTCCCAGTGTCACAAAATATTCCCCTCCCGGACCCGGCTTGACGGCAAATCGCTCAATATCGACCGGTGGATGGATGACGGTAGAGGGACGGCCATAAATCCTGGAAATTCTTCTGGCGACAAAATCGGAGTTCGCAATGAACGCATCCGGTCGCTGGCCGGCCCGGTAGTCCCATTGTCTCAAACGAGTCAAAAAAAGAGAGGCGGCCGCCCTCTTGAGACGGCCGGAAAAGGATCTGGAAAAGTACGCCTCCGTCATATCCCAGAGATATCGGGGTGGCGTGTGACAATAACAGAGGTGCAATTGTCCAGAATGAAGAAGAAGCCCTTTGACCACTGCGTGGCTTGACGTCAACACAAGATCATAGTCTTTCAGATTCAGGGACTCAACCGCTGCGGGCATAAGGGGCAGAAGATTCCTGTATAACCGGTCGATTTTCGGCCATTTTCCAAGAAAGGACTCCCCGACAGGGTTTCGGGGCAATGCGCTCCGCTTGTCCGCCGGAAGACGATCAAAAAGAACATAGAGATCCGCCTCTGGATAAAGCGTCATGATTTCGGCCAAGACACGTTCCGATCCGGCCCAGGTCACCAGCCACTCATGAACGATCGCAATCTTCAAGAAGTCCTGCCGATCCTTGCATGCATTACCATCGTTTTTTGTCTCCAAACAAATCCGGAGAGGGCAAACCGGCAAAAATCATGTCCCGGCCAATCGAAGAACATCCCGCACCGTCTGGCGCACTCTGTCCCAGGAATAATACCGGGAGCGGTCCAACGCCTCCAGA
The sequence above is drawn from the Leptospirillum ferriphilum ML-04 genome and encodes:
- a CDS encoding sugar transferase, whose protein sequence is MHVNFSDLRVQLGRMVYPLLMALGDLSAYAVALTASYEMRIHVWARWGLPPFLQTLPGLFREVWIPLVLVGVLAFEGLYTKRMPFWEETQDVVRAVLMSFVATFAIVSLGKLSGNVSRVILFQTGFLLLFLIPIFRYLYKPFLHRFGIGIKRTILIGNNQWSRLAHLGLFRDAHMGIRIVGWIDLPDDPDFRIREAEEIRDVQEEETLSGKDIPLPPYLGKFDELPLWVRDKVIRGAVVAAPHLRRQEISRLIADVQRHVLTVYVVPNVAQVNLVNSELLYLFYEEIFLLGIHNNLKSRANRWMKFVFDRVGAILILAAFWPVLLGIALLVVLTSSGPALYTQCRVGQGGRPFRIYKFRTMWEDADKRLGDVFHHHPDLEEEFLKHHKLENDPRITPLGKFLRRTSLDELPQLLNVIKGEMSLVGPRPVTREEIESRYQAAKEEYCLVRPGMTGLWQVSGRSERGYGVRVRLDLWYIRNWSLWLDLVILVRTVGVVLHGRGSW
- a CDS encoding glycosyltransferase family 4 protein — its product is MKIAIVHEWLVTWAGSERVLAEIMTLYPEADLYVLFDRLPADKRSALPRNPVGESFLGKWPKIDRLYRNLLPLMPAAVESLNLKDYDLVLTSSHAVVKGLLLHSGQLHLCYCHTPPRYLWDMTEAYFSRSFSGRLKRAAASLFLTRLRQWDYRAGQRPDAFIANSDFVARRISRIYGRPSTVIHPPVDIERFAVKPGPGGEYFVTLGRFVPYKNIDRIVQSFRYLPYELVVVGDGPGRNRIEELLRGQRNIRWLPYISDKEWGELLQKARAFLFMAEEDFGIAPLEAQAAGVPVIAWGAGGILETIPGLKREDLNRSDISGPVGVLYSDPTPEALSQAVHFFVEREEMFQPESARKNAGRFSRALFRTRYRSFVADQVRQMFGDRPMPGLSGLSERTDHAR